The Paenibacillus sp. FSL W8-0426 region TCCTTTCACCGTTTTTGTTAGCGGGATGCTTAACGTCGTTGCATCGTTTAGTTACAAGATGAATCGCTTTGTACAAGCGCATACTAGTCATACTAGTATGTTAGTTATATTCTAAATCAACCGTTCCAACATTTCAACATCTTTTTTATAAAAAAAATGTTGGCTGCTTCAAATGGATGGCAAAACAGCTGCCCCCAAATAAAGTACCAACATTCCTTCTGTACGATATGTTAATGCATAAGAACTTAAAATTCAGCAATAATACGCTTCAAATCTGCCAAATGTTTAATTTCATGATCAGGTGCATACGACTCTGGATTCTCTTTATTTTCCCGGTTAATCCATACAGCTCGAATACCCGAAGATAATGCTCCCCGAATATCCGTAGTAAGCTTATCCCCTACCATCATGCTCTCTTCAGGTTTGACGCCGAGTTGGGCTAAAGCATGTTCAAAGATGGACGGATCCGGTTTTCCCTTTCCGAAAGAACCCGAGATAATAATATGATCAAAAAATGGAGCCAATTCGGGCACGCCGTCCAATTTTTCTTGCTGCAAAGCAGGACAACCATTCGTTAAAAGCAGCAATTTGTAATTCCCTTGCAGTTCACGCAGCGTATCCATCGTTTCTTCGTAGATATGGGGTCTCGCTCGACGCTCAGCCGCAAATTGTTCAGCCAAACGCTCGGCTAATTCCTCTTGGTCTACGCCCAATTTCAACAAGCCACGTCGCCATGACTCCTTCCGATACACCGGAGCGAGCTGTTCCAACTGGCGGAATTCCGCTTGTTCTCCTCCTGTGAAATTGGCCCAAAGACCTTCAAAAGGATTGATTCCAATCATCTTGGTAAACGGAAACGTTTCGTAAGATTCGTACAAGTTACGAGCTTCATTGCGAACGGCTTCTTCAAGCTTTTCCGGATCTATGCCCGTTTCTTGGGCTGCCACAAGACATGTCTCATGAAAAGCTTCTCTTACACTGCGCTCATCCCACAACAAAGTATCATCAAGGTCGAACAAAATCGCTTTCAACGCCATCCCGGTCATCTTCCCCTTTATGCAATGGATTACTTTTTATCGATTGTTTCCACGGTGATCTGATGTGCTTTGGCAAATTTAAGAAGACGCTCTGCAAGCGCATCGGTATCGTAACGGTTAATCAGTTTCGTAAATACCCATCGTTTTCCACGGCTGTTGTGCTCAATGACCACTGTGCCTGGTTCAATACGGAATCTGACAATATCGTCCACGCCAATGGAGCGCTCGCGGTTTCCTTTGAGCGTCACGATTCGATTGCTGCTCACTTTAACGTAAGGTCGGCGCAGAAAGAAAATGAACGCCAAAAATACGTATAACAGCATCGTTACCCAGTCCCAGGTCGTCATGGAAGTTTGGGTAAGAAACGTGCTCATAAACAAATAAAGCACAGCAAGCCCCAACAAAAATACGGGAAACAGAAGACTGCGGCCTTTAAATACGTCTTCTCCCGGTGTTCCTGATACAGGTTGGCCATTTTTCTTGCGCTGTTGATTCAATTGTTTCGAATTTCTTCGAACCGTTCTCTCGAACGAACGAGCCATGAAAATCCCCCTTATATGTTCTTTTATGCAGGTCGGCACAACAACGATTAGCCAACACTTCCCCCTATATTATGGACACTCAAATATAAACAGAAGAAACCTAGATATCACAAGGATAGCTTAGGTTTCTCTAGTGTTTGAGTTTGCCCTGGCGGCCCTGATCGTTCTCGTCATCAACAATTTCAATGGAATCCAGCTGCTGTCTGAAATTGTTGCGAATGTTGTTCAAATAAATTTCTCTGAGTTTGGCGCGTTCTTCAAGTTCTTCTTCTGTCAATCCAGTGGATTTATGTTTGCGAGCCAACTCATTAATGCGTCCTACCAGGCGATCTATATCCAAACTTGTCCCCTCCAAAAATACAAAGTCACATTAACTTTGACATGTTCGGGTCTGCTTGTCAAGATTGATGCATAACCAGGGTGCAAATCTTCTATATAATTATTTAAAGCGAGGTAATTCCAACACTTGCCCGACTTGAATTGAACTTGTTTGTAACTGATTTGCTTCCTTAATTGCTTCTATATATACACGCGTATCCATATTTTCCGGTTTGTGTTCCAACGAGATGCTCCACAGCGTTTCCCCTTGAGACACCGCCACCTTACCACCAGGAATCAAATTTTCCTCATCACCTGCGAACACTGTTAGCACTGCGCTGCAGCCAATAATGACGATCAATGAAACGATCGTTAATTTTAATAGCAGAGCTGCTGCCTTGTTCTGAATCAGCCGTTTCTTTAGCAATCCCATATTGGATTTGACAGCCTCTGTATTGACAGGTTCGTAAATGCTTTGATAAGTGGAATATCTCATGGTTCCTTCGCCCTCCAAACATTTGTTCCGGTTCGTTGAAATCAATATAGCACGAACACATGTTTCATACAATAGTTTTTTAGAACAATTGTTCGCTCTTTTTTTGAGCATGGCGTTACAGCGGGATACGTCCAAAATTCGATGCATCGACGACGATTCAAACCAACCCTCCACGAAAACGTTGATTTTATCGCTTTTTTTTAGAACTTATGTTTGTACGAACGGTAGTTCTATGTTATAATTTTCCCAAACGTTACTAAATGGGGTTGATACGGTATGTCGAAGATATCCAGCAGGCAACAGGCTATTCTGGAGTTTATACGCAATGAAGTCCGGTTGAAGGGGTATCCTCCTTCCGTACGAGAGATTGGTGAAGCCGTCGGGTTGGCATCCAGTTCAACCGTCCACGGTCATTTGGATCGATTGGAGAAAAAAGGACTAATCAGACGCGACCCAACGAAACCTCGGGCGATTGAACTGCTCAGCCAAGAAGAGTCCGAGCATTCACATCAGTTTGCCCATAGCGTCGCTCGTGTTCCCGTTGTCGGTAAAGTAACGGCAGGGGTACCGATTACGGCAACCGAGAACATTGAAGACTACTTCCCGCTTCCAACACACTATGTCGGCGAACAGAAAGTCTTTATGTTATCCGTTGTCGGAGACAGCATGATCGATGCAGGCATCGTCAATGGAGACTATGTCATCGTTCGCCAGCAGCAAACGGCGGATAACGGCGATATCGTCGTCGCCATGACGGAAGAAGACGAAGCGACGGTAAAGACGTTTTATAAAGAAAAGGATCATATTCGTCTGCAACCGGAAAATGCCACTTTCGAGCCATTGCGTCTCAAACATGTCAGCATTTTGGGCAAGGTCATCGGTCTTTTCCGTGATATTCACTAATTTTGCGCAACATTTCACATCATGAATGACTACAACAAGAGGCTGGCCCGTTTAATGGGTCAACCTCTTTTTTTATGTCTTAGATATTGTGAATCCCCCCCCTCCTCCTCCGACTCCATTCCGGAAACTTCCATCTTCTTCTCATTCGATAAGAGGTTATTCGTGATTTTCCACGATTCATGATAATAAAGAAGATTGCAGAATAAAATTTTTCTTAATTATATTCTCAGAACACATGTTCCTATGTTATCATCTAGTCAAAGTTCATGTAATGAGCACAAGTTATACCGGCTTCAAAGAAAGGAGATAAAACATGAATCTATATAAATTCGAATTGACAGTGAATGGATTTCCACTGCGCGTCCATTTTAGTGCAACGGAAGAAAGCGGATTACGATGGTGCAAACGAACCGCTTCTGACTTCCAAAGGAATGTTGCCAATTTAGAGATAAAAGTTTCTGTACATAAAAAAGAGAAACAAAAGAATGCATGGGAATATCATGGAAAACCATATCTGTATGATCGAACTTTGCGAAAAAAACCTCTACCAGCGAACCACATAGCAGAAGATGATTCAATGACAGCTATACAATAATAACTTGAAAAACCCCTCACGCCATATGGCGCAAGTGATTAGGGATTCTA contains the following coding sequences:
- a CDS encoding HAD family hydrolase; translated protein: MALKAILFDLDDTLLWDERSVREAFHETCLVAAQETGIDPEKLEEAVRNEARNLYESYETFPFTKMIGINPFEGLWANFTGGEQAEFRQLEQLAPVYRKESWRRGLLKLGVDQEELAERLAEQFAAERRARPHIYEETMDTLRELQGNYKLLLLTNGCPALQQEKLDGVPELAPFFDHIIISGSFGKGKPDPSIFEHALAQLGVKPEESMMVGDKLTTDIRGALSSGIRAVWINRENKENPESYAPDHEIKHLADLKRIIAEF
- a CDS encoding LysM peptidoglycan-binding domain-containing protein, translated to MRYSTYQSIYEPVNTEAVKSNMGLLKKRLIQNKAAALLLKLTIVSLIVIIGCSAVLTVFAGDEENLIPGGKVAVSQGETLWSISLEHKPENMDTRVYIEAIKEANQLQTSSIQVGQVLELPRFK
- the lexA gene encoding transcriptional repressor LexA, encoding MSKISSRQQAILEFIRNEVRLKGYPPSVREIGEAVGLASSSTVHGHLDRLEKKGLIRRDPTKPRAIELLSQEESEHSHQFAHSVARVPVVGKVTAGVPITATENIEDYFPLPTHYVGEQKVFMLSVVGDSMIDAGIVNGDYVIVRQQQTADNGDIVVAMTEEDEATVKTFYKEKDHIRLQPENATFEPLRLKHVSILGKVIGLFRDIH
- a CDS encoding DUF896 domain-containing protein, yielding MDIDRLVGRINELARKHKSTGLTEEELEERAKLREIYLNNIRNNFRQQLDSIEIVDDENDQGRQGKLKH